aaaatgtcattgtattaaataaattgtatgGCACAAATGTAGGTAGCAGGAGACGCAAATGAAGATCAAATATTAATTGCTGCTCATGTTTGTATGAACAACAAACaggaattattacaaaaagtaCTGAGTGATCTATATCATGTATTTAGATATGAAAATTGTCAAAGAATGGATCAGGCTCTTCGTACTGTATTAGAAGCAATGGAAAAGCATCCATATCAaaaacatatacaaatatctgGAAGGTAGGCTTATCTTAATAAGCCAATGTATCATCTTTTATACAACATTTGAAACTTAAGAGAATTTCTATTACAGTGCTACTTTATtttacatagtaaaaatgaaggaaaagggagaacTGGTTGTAGGAGTTaggaaaagaattattagCACTTTATTGACAGGAATGAGTCTTCATAGAGACGAAGAAACTATGATGCGTAATGGTTGTTTGGCGTTGTGCCAATTTCGTATACCTCAAGACGTGGTTAGTACTTTACCTATCTTCACTGTGTCCATGCGTTTTTTTTCACTTGATTATAAACAaaactttataattataaatatctatgaaaacaaaacaaaaaaaaaattagagaataataacaatacaaatgttatatttatagatgTTCAATTATGAAGCATTAGTGAAAGTGCTCTTACATTCTGCTAAACATGCACAGCCAGAAGGATTTGTACAACGTAttggaatatatttattaaattctctAGCTTGTCAAGTTGAAGGCAGAGAAAAGTGTCTTTTAGGAAAATTAGGTTGCGTTAAGACAATGCTTGAATTAGTCGAATATAGAGTAGAATCTAGAATATTTGATGATGTGTTGGAAGTAGCATGGTCTACAATGTGGAATATGACAGATGAAACAGCTATAAATTGTCAACGATTTTTAGATGAAAGAGGAATGGTACTCTTTTTGAAATGTGTAAAGgtatgtattttaatatttataatattctgtataaatataaaaaacatttgacataattattattttttctatagcGATATCCAGGAAAGGAGGAATTATTGAGGAACATGATGGGTTTATTAGGTAATGTCGCCGAAGTAGATTATTTGAGAGTACATCTTATGCAACAtcgatatgtatgtgtttttgCCAACTTATTACGTTCTAACAGTGATGGCATCGAggtattacattttattagatatttaaaatcttttattgttttctatcgttaatatatattctgtatAATAATAGGTATCCTATAATGCAACTGGTATACTCGCACATATGGCATCTGATGGTGTCGAAGCTTGGACTCTTGATAAACCTAGACGAGATGAAGTTTTAGATTTTATGGTCCAAGCTATCGAAAGATGGGATTTATCTGCAGAACGTAACATTAATTACCGTTCATTTTTACCCCTATTACGTTTGCTGGACGTATACCATACTCCAGAATGTCAACATTGGGCTGTATGGGCACTCGCCAATCTTACCAATGTTTATCGTACGTATctgagaatatttttctttttttttcttttttttttttcttttttttttttcttttctttatagaaaataatttcccccttaaatcaatatttcttatgaatttttgtttattttgttaaaacaGCACACAAATATTGTTCATTAGTTATAAAAGAGGGAGGAATAGAAAAACTGAATGCTCTTAAAATAGATCGAAGGCCGTacgaaagaattaaagaaCTTGCGACAATTGTGATAGAAAATTGCTGTTAAGATAACAGTCGTTCCAATGATGGGAATTCTCTTCAAGCACACTCAGATGCAGAGTATATCCTTGATGGTTACAAaaaattgtcattaatatgatTCATGTGCAACATTATTGAATACAGAATGTTCAATCGTAGTATAGAGATTTAAAGCTAACAACAATTGATGAAAGTGTGTGGTGATTTTATATCCGTAGTAACTATCatacaaacaaaaaacaaaaaaaaaaaaaacaaaaaaaaaacaaaaaaaaaacaaaaaaaaacaaaaaaaaaaacacaaaaaacgATATGCAGAGACGAAACGTAATAAGATGTTACCTTATCCCAGTGATATTCTTacagataatatttaaaaaagaaaaatgaaaaaggaaacaaataatTGCTTAAATATAGCAAAACATGTTGCGCTATGACAATTTATATAGCGTGTTGTTAATTCGTTAGCGAAACTCCAGatatttatagtttttattattactattcactATTAATAATCTATCTTTGAatcagaaattatttttatcaatgtacATAGTTATATCCTGTATCATAAATTGAATCTCTGAGATAAGATGATTGTGACCAcctaatatttctattttttgtttcacaaACATTGGATCTCGCATAACTGTGTATAACAGTTGTACATTGGCGTTATCTTATGTAATTCAATAGTTTAGCTTTGATCACTCAGCTGCTGAAATATTGTCTACAAGCACTgtgtagatattatttattaaacaacttgaataaataaagagactTAAAAATAAGAAGCATGTTAATGTATGTCACTGTAAATAGAGCTGAAGTGCCGGGAGTAAAGTGAAATAGATTTGTATGTTTTtgtatattatcgttatgagagaccttacgaaaaagaaaaagaaaaaagaaaaaaaaaaagaaaaaaaaaggaaagaaaaagcgcCCATACTGCTGACATCAATTGCTTAATCAAATTTTCTCATTATCAATAGAGAATATGTAACCCTAAAAAATAAGTTCAATAAGTAAATGTTTTCCATGCTCAAATAATCAGCCAGCTATTTCTACAATAagcattaaataaatgatataaatgtataatgaaTGTGAGAATAATTTTGGAACTATTCTGTGTATAATATAAGTTCATATGAGACTGAATTGTgtgtcttatttttttctttttttttttttttttttctttcaataccTCTATCAATtacctactctctctctttctctctctctctctctctcgctctctctgtATCGacatttgtatatttaaaatgattttgattaattaataattaattccttGAGAAAAACATACAATTttgaatatatctatttatcgaGCTAAACAATCGAGATTTGTACCGACCTATCGATTAAATCAATTTGATAATACGCGTGACATTGAAGATctaatcgtatatataaaaaaggatgtataaaagaatatacctTATGGCatattctgtttcttttttttttatcgcgatATTGACAAGGAGACGATATAagctgaaagaaaaataaagacttCGTTTGTATCATTTCCGGGAGGCGGTTAAAGAACTTACTTCCGGTTCAATTCCTTAATTCCGCATGGTGGCCGGTGGACTTGGTAGAGGTGGGACGCTACAGCATAGAGAGGCagacattttattttcgaacgtACATCGTACTACATCCATTGGCACGTTCAGGAGAGCTTAAGCTCGAAGTTCATCAAAAATATCATCAAATAATACTTACAAATCAACTAGATCATCTCACATTTTAAAAaaggtaatgataatattatatatgattaaatataatcgtttCTCGTGAACATATCGAATTTTACAAATGTAGCCATTTAGTCGCGCCAAACGataacgattttatcgatttgcGTACTATTAAGTTTCTAATGcttttaaacaatagtacacaTTTCTTCTATATCTAAAAGCTTAGAAActtacgaattaaaaaatatactttgtGAAGATATTTAAAGCAACGAGACTATTCCATTCTATACGTGATTTCGGGCACTTTGGGAAGCATCGAAGGTACAGATTTTTTATGACGTTACATCTCGTAAACGTGGTCATTACAACGGGatgattcatttttcttttgcttttttccttttttttttccccctttgaaaatgttaaaatgaaTATCAACAGTTTATTAAACAcaattatctaataattataCGTAGATTTGGTGTATAGTGCGCAAGTGTGTGTagtacgtgtgtatgtgtgtatcggcatccatatatgtaaaaatgcgCGTGCGTTACCTAGAATGGCGTGGTATGTGTACATAGATAGCACAACTTCTGAATTATGATACCGAATTCACCTTGGTACTCTTttctacattttatatatatgtatatatatatatgtatattaaattttatatatatatatatatatgtatgtatgtatatgtgtgtgtgcgtgatAAAATACATGGCTGTGACTATACTTTTCAGCTAT
The genomic region above belongs to Vespa crabro chromosome 2, iyVesCrab1.2, whole genome shotgun sequence and contains:
- the LOC124421640 gene encoding protein zer-1 homolog codes for the protein MAELDDLYHSDQYLGPETLTDLCFKLICDNLDIISVRGKHGHRTLRKGLAFPAEICHKFIEYMQQSETRRNDDSFFSIFKDTTATRLKRVKIISCSLTDASVQTLMKHKLTDLELTNCTNLTVLSIEHVNANSENLRSLVFHGTSMIIPPRLTFGRDDDCPVEHYERGYVFKTPNLRRLALGYVGIPEREYSLLLAGLTNLTHLDLSNCFGLLNFDFYDHVPNLVSLTLYDVKVNGNPIAFFNNICHLKKLRHLDISQSNFKQGQFEHPNRILRCIVSGLPELVSLDIGGTNLAGRGVAERPLDTVLEDLTNNALCDIPGLASRIHKPLQFLGLYGTAHAACKRHDIPAKVVAGDANEDQILIAAHVCMNNKQELLQKVLSDLYHVFRYENCQRMDQALRTVLEAMEKHPYQKHIQISGSATLFYIVKMKEKGELVVGVRKRIISTLLTGMSLHRDEETMMRNGCLALCQFRIPQDVMFNYEALVKVLLHSAKHAQPEGFVQRIGIYLLNSLACQVEGREKCLLGKLGCVKTMLELVEYRVESRIFDDVLEVAWSTMWNMTDETAINCQRFLDERGMVLFLKCVKRYPGKEELLRNMMGLLGNVAEVDYLRVHLMQHRYVCVFANLLRSNSDGIEVSYNATGILAHMASDGVEAWTLDKPRRDEVLDFMVQAIERWDLSAERNINYRSFLPLLRLLDVYHTPECQHWAVWALANLTNVYPHKYCSLVIKEGGIEKLNALKIDRRPYERIKELATIVIENCC